A window of Haliscomenobacter hydrossis DSM 1100 contains these coding sequences:
- a CDS encoding AAA-like domain-containing protein encodes MKKEFNITGVCFPHLHYMMDTRAKMAAITDMVERGQYFIINRPRQYGKTTALQFLQNDLEKSNNYFPIRLSFQGIDSKWYESDEAFASMFVDEVMKMLKFTAPDLASFLAELLPRVEDMNGLSEVITQLVHKADKKLVLLIDEVDASSNFLPFLSFLGMLRTKYLERFSPIHATFHSIVLTGVHDIKSLKSKMRSGDQAQYNSPWNIAADFEVEMSFNPAEIAPMLEEYRLAEQVEMEVAPIAERLYYFTSGYPFLVSKLCKIMAEKLLPLKTERCWVLEDVDRAVNLLLKENNTNFDSLIKNLENNPALYDLVYRVIIDGDVISFNPDEPLTNFGRMYGIFKENGRLAIHNRIYEQRLYNYMTVKTEITYGRDYNFSEHFKIADNGLDIAAVLLKFQQFMQSEHDKKDQDFLERNARLVFLSFLNPILNGKGHTFKEPQISEEKRLDVVVTYFQHKYIIELKRWYGEKAHQAGLTQLSDYLDRQHLKTGFLLIFEHKKEKSWRQEWMRVGDKEVFGVWV; translated from the coding sequence ATGAAAAAGGAGTTCAACATTACGGGCGTCTGCTTTCCTCACTTGCATTACATGATGGATACACGTGCTAAAATGGCGGCCATCACGGACATGGTGGAGCGGGGACAGTATTTCATTATCAATCGGCCCAGGCAATATGGAAAAACGACTGCACTGCAATTTCTTCAAAACGATTTGGAAAAATCGAACAATTATTTCCCCATTCGGTTGAGCTTTCAAGGCATTGATTCGAAGTGGTATGAATCAGATGAAGCATTTGCTAGCATGTTTGTGGATGAAGTGATGAAAATGTTGAAATTCACTGCTCCTGATTTAGCCTCTTTTTTGGCGGAATTGCTACCCAGGGTCGAGGACATGAATGGCCTTTCGGAAGTGATCACACAATTGGTGCATAAAGCGGATAAAAAACTGGTCTTATTGATTGACGAAGTAGACGCCAGCAGTAATTTTTTGCCTTTTTTGAGTTTCCTAGGCATGCTTCGCACCAAGTATCTCGAACGTTTTTCGCCTATTCATGCTACTTTTCACAGTATTGTCCTCACTGGCGTACACGACATCAAATCCCTAAAATCAAAAATGCGTTCGGGGGATCAAGCACAATACAATAGTCCCTGGAACATCGCCGCAGATTTTGAGGTGGAAATGAGTTTTAATCCTGCCGAGATTGCACCAATGTTGGAAGAATACCGCCTGGCAGAACAAGTAGAAATGGAAGTAGCCCCAATTGCCGAAAGGCTATATTATTTCACTTCCGGTTATCCTTTTTTGGTGAGCAAATTGTGCAAAATCATGGCCGAAAAACTGTTGCCACTAAAAACGGAAAGGTGCTGGGTACTTGAAGATGTGGATCGTGCGGTCAATCTGCTCTTAAAAGAAAACAACACCAACTTTGACAGTTTGATCAAAAACCTGGAGAACAATCCTGCCCTATACGATCTGGTATACCGGGTGATCATCGACGGCGATGTAATCTCCTTTAACCCCGATGAACCACTCACCAATTTTGGGCGCATGTACGGTATCTTTAAGGAAAATGGCCGCTTGGCCATTCACAACCGCATCTACGAGCAGCGCCTGTACAACTACATGACTGTAAAAACCGAAATCACTTACGGCCGCGACTACAATTTTAGCGAGCATTTCAAAATTGCCGATAATGGCCTGGACATCGCAGCGGTGTTGCTTAAATTCCAGCAGTTCATGCAGTCGGAACACGACAAAAAGGATCAGGATTTTTTGGAACGCAATGCGCGCCTGGTGTTTTTGTCCTTCCTCAACCCCATTCTGAACGGGAAAGGCCATACGTTTAAAGAACCCCAGATCTCAGAGGAAAAACGCCTGGATGTGGTGGTCACCTATTTTCAGCACAAATACATCATTGAACTAAAACGCTGGTATGGCGAAAAAGCGCACCAGGCGGGTTTGACTCAGCTGAGTGACTACCTGGATCGGCAGCACCTAAAAACAGGGTTTTTGCTCATTTTTGAGCACAAGAAGGAGAAGTCCTGGCGGCAGGAATGGATGAGGGTGGGGGATAAGGAGGTGTTTGGGGTTTGGGTGTGA